The following DNA comes from Miscanthus floridulus cultivar M001 chromosome 5, ASM1932011v1, whole genome shotgun sequence.
AGATATATTCCAGGTTAGCTGGTCCAGTGTCGTACTTGAAGGACGGCCAAACTTTAGGCCGGCAAATGTGACGTGAACATCTACGCCAGTATCGCTATCCGCTAGCAGGGACGAAGCCAGGAAAAattttaggaggggctgaacaggGACGAAGCTAGGAAAAAATTTAGACCCGACTGAACAAAAGTGCTACACCGACTTACAAACATTGGTTAACGATGAAATTCATAAAATACATCATGAAAAATAAAGGAAGCTGTTCATTCATACCGAAAGGCCAAATTACGAAACTAATAGACGGCGCTTGAGTGCTTGACGTTGACACACATTATTCATCCGAAGTAGCAATCTACACAAATAGACATAATTGATTAGTCAAACATATTTGGACCGCCAAATTATGAATTTAGAAGAGAATAGAGCATACCACTAATTTTTTAGGCAATAACATACGACGCTTTTTCATATCTTGAAACCGCTTTTTAATCTTTTCATTATCAATCTTTCTAAATTTCTCCTTCTCATTATAGCATATCATCAAGTCATTGAGCCAGTCATCACCCATTTTACTACGCAAATCTGTCTTTATAATAGACATGGCTGAAAATATCCTTTCAACTGAAGCCGTTGCCACCGGTAGTATCAAGGTTAGCTCAATGAGACGATAAACCAATTTATAAGATTCGTGCATTTTAGTCTTCACCATAATTTCAGCAACTTTTCCAAGTTCAGTGCATCCAAGAAATTCTGGAGTTCTTCTAGCACGGTTCACAAACTGTCTAAGTTGATTTGGCAAAACAACAAGTTCACCAATGTCAAAATCCTCAGCATAAATTTCAGCAAGCCTCACAAGTTTGTCCATATCAAAATTAGAGAAGGAGTTCTTTGGGTTAAAAGCAGCCATACATACTAATAACTCTGAACTAATTTCACTAAACCGATGATTCAACTCCGTCAAGATGGCATCAATGGCGACAAGAAaaatctcaacatgatagtaatgCATGTTTGTTACCTTTTGCTTTCTTCGTCTAGATGTCCCTCTAACATTTATTTCCTTACCCATATCTGGCACTTCAATCTCATTCTTCTCACAGAATGTTTTCACTTTTTTGAGTAATGGCTCCCATCCATTTTCCCTCATATCCTGCAAGCTATCTTTCACATCCGTGATCAAATGCATTGCTTCAACTATGTCTTGATCCTTTCTTTGCAAAGCTTGTGACAAAATATCTGTCATGCTCAACAATTCTATCATCAAATGCAGGATGAACACAAAATCAAAGCTCTCCATTTTTCCAATTAAACCTAAAGCTCCACCATTACATGTTGGTTTAATAGAATCTTTCTTCACTATCTcaaggacatctatgatagcctccCACATGACCAAAATGCGAAGCAAAGTTTTAAGATGTGAACCCCATCTAGTATCTCCAGGCCTAGCTAGGCCGCTTTCTTGATTTAAACCTCTTCCAGTCATTATCTTACCATTCTCAATCTTTTCTAGCAACACATCATGATGCTTTGCAAGCAAAGCATCTTTTCTCATGCAACTTGCACCCACATTGTTGATTATTAAAGGAATATAGTTAAAGAAATCTGCAATGTCTGCACTAGAAGTCGAAACGGTAACAACCACTAGTTGCAATTGATGGGCAAAACAATGCACATAGAAAGCATAAGGATTTTCATCACGAATCAATTTTTGCACCCCATTAAATTCACCTCTCATATTAGAAGCTCCATCATACCCTTGCCCACGGAGCATAGAGATAGACAAATTGTGACTTGAAAGCATACTAACCAAAGCTTCTTTCAATGCAATAGCTGTACAACTCTGAACATGCTGAAGTCCAAGAAATCTCTCCAtcactttcccttcatcattgacaAACCTACACGCCACATTTGTTTATGTGTTAGTATAATTGTAGAAATAATTATAAAAAATCTATGCACAAAATTGCAATTGTAAAGTACTAACCTTAGAATCACTGCCATTTGCTCTTTTATTGATACATCTCGAGACTCATCAATAAGCACCGAGAATTTTCTACCTCGAATCTCATCCATAATGACAGCTGTGACTTCCTCTGCACAAGCTTTTGCAAGGTCCTTTTGTATATTAGGAGATAACATTTGGCAATttttagaacctttgtcatatgcATCCTTCACAATCTCAACCTTATCTTTATACCAATCAACCATCTCTCTGAATGTACCCTTGTTGAGGGAAGTAGAACTCTCATCATCTCCACGAAAAGGTTGCCCTTGTGATATGAGAAATCTTGCAACATCTAAAGAAGATGTCAAACGAATCTCATATCGTTTTTCTTCCTCCGTGCTTACCTCAACTAATTTTCGACCCACACTTGTCCTTTGGTTCATAAAGTCATCACACTTCAGCCTAGCATCTACATGAGTCTTGCAAGCACTGTGCTTACTAAAAGCATCCTTAGCTTTTTTCCAATTCACATAACCTTGATGTGCAAAGACAGAACTCCCAAATTTTTCAGGCTTTTCCGAATTAAAGAAGAGATAACAATATAAGCAAAAAACTGCATCCTTAGACTCACTATATTCTAGCCAATCAAATTCATCAAACCAAGTCTTTTGAAATGATCTCCATTGACCACCAATCCATTTACTAGGAAATTGAAATTCACGAGGTTGGGTTGGACCACTCAAAGCATATGCTCTCTTTACTTGGTCTCTAATTTCAGGTTCATAATCATCAATTGGTTTGCGATTTCCAGGGTCTGCAATCATGTTCGATTGACTAAACTCTGCTCTAGGTTTCTTTGGTTGAGTTGTGCTCTCATTAGTTGATGGACCACTACCACTAGAACTTGAAAAGTAATTGCGCAGAGTTCTTTTCGACGACATACTGaaaatttaaaaattaaaatCCATCAAGAATCAAACCATTTTTCAATCACAGTCATAGACTTAATTTCATAATTATAGAATCACCTGGGCTGCCTGCTCCGACGCTGCTCGGCTGCTCCTACCGAGTCAAAAAGAAAACACTGCAAGTCTGCAAGTCTGCAATCACATCCAGGTCACATCGTCCTCAGTAGTCACTAGTCAGTACTGTAAGATTGACAGTagtaggtagtagtagtagatgaCCTGCTCAGCTGCTCTGCTCAGACATTTGATgctcggccggccggc
Coding sequences within:
- the LOC136453746 gene encoding uncharacterized protein gives rise to the protein MERFLGLQHVQSCTAIALKEALVSMLSSHNLSISMLRGQGYDGASNMRGEFNGVQKLIRDENPYAFYVHCFAHQLQLVVVTVSTSSADIADFFNYIPLIINNVGASCMRKDALLAKHHDVLLEKIENGKIMTGRGLNQESGLARPGDTRWGSHLKTLLRILVMWEAIIDVLEIVKKDSIKPTCNGGALGLIGKMESFDFVFILHLMIELLSMTDILSQALQRKDQDIVEAMHLITDVKDSLQDMRENGWEPLLKKVKTFCEKNEIEVPDMGKEINVRGTSRRRKQKVTNMHYYHVEIFLVAIDAILTELNHRFSEISSELLVCMAAFNPKNSFSNFDMDKLVRLAEIYAEDFDIGELVVLPNQLRQFVNRARRTPEFLGCTELGKVAEIMVKTKMHESYKLVYRLIELTLILPVATASVERIFSAMSIIKTDLRSKMGDDWLNDLMICYNEKEKFRKIDNEKIKKRFQDMKKRRMLLPKKLVVCSILF